One region of Mycobacterium riyadhense genomic DNA includes:
- the mmsB gene encoding 3-hydroxyisobutyrate dehydrogenase yields the protein MSTIAFLGLGNMGAPMSANLVAAEHIVRGYDPVPAAASAAAAKGATMFDSAAEAVSESDVVITMLPSGDIVKRCYADVLPAARAGSLFIDSSTISVDDAREVHALAESRGMLQLDAPVSGGVKGAAAGTLAFMVGGPEAALQAARPVLEPMAGKIIHCGSAGAGQAAKLCNNMVLAVQQIAIGEAFVLAEKLGLSAQSLFDVITGATGNCWAVHTNCPVPGPVPTSPANNDFKPGFATALMNKDLGLAMDAVAATGAIAPLGSHAADIYAEFIASDADHGALDFSAVIHTLR from the coding sequence ATGAGCACCATCGCGTTCCTGGGCCTGGGCAACATGGGCGCGCCGATGTCGGCGAATCTGGTTGCCGCCGAACACATCGTCCGTGGGTATGACCCGGTCCCGGCCGCGGCGTCCGCTGCGGCGGCCAAGGGTGCGACGATGTTCGACAGCGCCGCCGAAGCGGTATCCGAGTCAGACGTGGTCATCACCATGTTGCCCAGCGGCGACATCGTTAAGCGCTGCTACGCCGATGTGCTGCCCGCCGCACGAGCAGGTTCGCTGTTCATCGACAGCTCCACGATCTCGGTCGACGACGCCCGCGAGGTGCATGCCCTGGCCGAATCGCGCGGCATGCTCCAACTCGACGCACCGGTTTCCGGTGGGGTGAAGGGCGCGGCGGCGGGGACGCTGGCGTTCATGGTCGGCGGCCCCGAAGCCGCGTTACAAGCGGCCCGGCCGGTGCTGGAACCCATGGCGGGCAAGATCATCCACTGCGGCTCAGCGGGCGCGGGACAGGCCGCCAAGCTGTGCAACAACATGGTGCTCGCGGTGCAGCAGATCGCGATCGGCGAGGCGTTCGTGCTGGCCGAGAAGCTCGGGCTGTCGGCGCAGTCGTTGTTCGACGTCATCACCGGAGCCACCGGCAATTGTTGGGCGGTGCACACCAACTGCCCGGTGCCGGGCCCGGTGCCCACATCGCCGGCCAACAACGACTTCAAGCCGGGTTTCGCGACCGCCTTGATGAACAAGGACTTGGGCCTGGCTATGGACGCGGTGGCTGCAACGGGTGCGATAGCCCCGCTGGGCAGCCATGCCGCCGACATCTACGCTGAGTTCATCGCGTCCGACGCCGACCACGGCGCCCTGGATTTCAGCGCGGTGATCCACACGCTGCGGTAG
- a CDS encoding acyl-CoA dehydrogenase family protein: MFTLNDEERVITETAAAFAAKRLAPHALEWDATKHFPTDVLREAAELGMAAIYCRDDVGGSGLRRLDGVRIFEQLAIADPVTAAFLSIHNMCAWMIDSFGTDEQRKDWIPRLATMDVIASYCLTEPGAGSDASALCTRAVKQGGDYVLDGVKQFISGAGASDVYVVMARTGADGPRGISAFIIEKGTPGLSFGVHEEKMGWHAQPTAQVVLEGVRIPADAMLGGIDGDGAGFGIAMNGLNGGRLNIAACSLGGAQAAFDKAGAYVRERQAFGATLLDEPTIRFALADMATGLETSRLLLWRAATALDEDATDKVELCAMAKRYVTDTCFDVADKALQLHGGYGYLREYGLEKIVRDLRVHRILEGTNEIMRVVIGRAEAARFRATA; encoded by the coding sequence ATGTTTACCCTCAACGACGAAGAACGGGTGATCACCGAGACCGCGGCCGCCTTCGCCGCCAAACGCCTTGCGCCCCACGCCCTAGAATGGGATGCCACCAAGCACTTTCCGACCGACGTGTTGCGCGAGGCCGCCGAACTCGGGATGGCGGCGATCTACTGCCGTGACGACGTGGGTGGCAGTGGGCTACGCCGGCTCGACGGGGTGCGCATCTTCGAGCAGTTGGCCATCGCAGACCCGGTCACCGCTGCCTTTCTTTCCATCCACAACATGTGCGCGTGGATGATCGACTCCTTCGGCACCGACGAACAACGCAAGGACTGGATTCCGCGGCTGGCCACGATGGATGTCATCGCCAGCTACTGCCTGACTGAGCCCGGCGCCGGGTCCGACGCCAGCGCGTTGTGTACCCGCGCCGTCAAACAAGGCGGCGACTATGTGCTCGACGGCGTCAAGCAGTTCATTTCCGGTGCGGGCGCATCCGACGTCTACGTGGTGATGGCCCGCACGGGCGCCGACGGCCCGCGCGGCATTTCGGCCTTCATCATCGAAAAGGGCACTCCGGGGCTAAGTTTCGGTGTCCACGAAGAGAAGATGGGTTGGCACGCACAACCCACCGCGCAAGTGGTGCTGGAGGGGGTACGCATACCCGCCGATGCGATGTTGGGCGGCATCGACGGCGACGGCGCCGGGTTCGGCATCGCGATGAACGGACTCAACGGCGGCCGCCTCAACATCGCGGCGTGCTCGCTGGGCGGCGCACAGGCCGCCTTCGACAAGGCCGGCGCCTATGTGCGCGAGCGTCAAGCGTTCGGCGCCACCTTGCTCGACGAGCCCACCATCCGGTTCGCCCTGGCCGACATGGCGACCGGTCTCGAGACGTCGCGACTGTTGTTGTGGCGGGCCGCGACTGCACTGGACGAGGACGCCACCGACAAGGTCGAATTGTGCGCGATGGCCAAACGCTATGTGACCGACACCTGCTTCGACGTCGCCGACAAGGCGCTGCAGCTGCACGGTGGCTACGGTTATCTGCGCGAGTATGGTCTGGAGAAAATCGTCCGCGACTTGCGGGTGCATCGAATTCTGGAAGGCACCAACGAAATCATGCGGGTGGTCATCGGTCGAGCCGAGGCCGCGCGATTCCGCGCCACCGCTTAG
- a CDS encoding CoA-acylating methylmalonate-semialdehyde dehydrogenase, whose product MTTQISHFIDGQRTTGQSTRTADVFDPNTGQVQAKVPMAGKADIDAAMASAVEAQKGWAAWNPQRRARVLMRFIELVNDNTDELAELLSREHGKTLADARGDVQRGIEVIEFCIGIPHLLKGEYTEGAGPGIDVYSLRQPLGVVAGITPFNFPAMIPLWKAGPALACGNAFVLKPSERDPSVPVRLAELFTEAGLPPGVFQVVHGDKEAVDAILNHPDVKAVGFVGSSDIAQYIYSHAAATGKRSQCFGGAKNHMIVMPDADLDQAVDALIGAGYGSAGERCMAISVAVPVGEQTAERLRARLIERINHLRVGHSLDPKADYGPLVTEAALTRVRDYINQGVAAGAEIVIDGRERASDDLTFGDSNLEGGFFIGPTLFDHVTPDMSIYTDEIFGPVLCIVRAHDYEEALRLPSEHEYGNGVAVFTRDGDAARDFVSRVQVGMVGVNVPIPVPVAYHTFGGWKRSGFGDLNQHGPTSIQFYTKVKTVTSRWPSGIKDGAEFVIPTMN is encoded by the coding sequence ATGACCACACAGATTTCGCATTTCATCGACGGACAGCGCACCACCGGCCAGTCCACCCGCACCGCCGACGTCTTCGACCCCAACACCGGCCAGGTCCAGGCGAAAGTACCGATGGCCGGCAAGGCCGACATCGACGCCGCGATGGCCTCGGCCGTCGAGGCGCAAAAGGGCTGGGCCGCATGGAATCCACAACGCCGGGCCCGAGTGCTGATGCGCTTCATTGAGCTGGTCAACGACAACACCGACGAGCTGGCCGAGCTGCTGTCCCGCGAGCACGGCAAGACGCTGGCCGACGCCCGGGGAGACGTCCAGCGCGGCATCGAGGTGATCGAGTTCTGCATCGGCATCCCCCACCTGCTCAAAGGGGAATACACCGAGGGCGCCGGCCCCGGCATCGACGTCTATTCACTGCGGCAGCCCCTCGGCGTGGTCGCCGGCATCACCCCGTTCAACTTCCCGGCGATGATCCCGCTGTGGAAGGCCGGACCGGCCCTCGCCTGCGGAAATGCGTTCGTTCTCAAGCCAAGTGAGCGCGACCCGTCGGTTCCGGTGCGGCTGGCCGAGCTGTTCACAGAGGCGGGCTTGCCCCCGGGCGTATTCCAGGTCGTGCACGGCGACAAGGAAGCCGTCGACGCCATCCTGAACCACCCCGACGTCAAGGCCGTCGGCTTCGTCGGCAGCTCCGACATCGCGCAGTACATCTACTCCCACGCCGCGGCCACCGGCAAGCGCTCGCAATGCTTCGGCGGCGCCAAGAACCACATGATCGTGATGCCCGACGCGGACCTCGACCAGGCGGTCGATGCCCTGATCGGCGCCGGCTATGGCAGCGCCGGTGAACGCTGCATGGCGATCAGCGTCGCCGTTCCCGTCGGCGAGCAGACCGCGGAACGGTTGCGCGCCAGGCTGATTGAGCGGATCAACCACCTACGGGTCGGGCACAGCCTGGATCCTAAGGCCGACTACGGCCCACTGGTCACCGAGGCGGCACTGACCCGGGTGCGCGACTACATCAACCAGGGCGTGGCAGCCGGCGCCGAAATAGTCATCGATGGCCGCGAGCGCGCCAGCGACGACCTGACTTTCGGTGACTCCAACCTAGAAGGTGGCTTTTTCATCGGGCCCACCCTGTTCGACCACGTCACCCCCGATATGTCGATCTACACCGACGAAATCTTCGGGCCGGTGCTGTGCATCGTGCGGGCGCACGATTACGAAGAGGCGCTGCGGCTGCCGTCGGAGCACGAGTACGGCAATGGCGTGGCGGTCTTCACCCGGGACGGCGACGCCGCGCGCGACTTCGTCTCCCGGGTGCAGGTGGGCATGGTCGGCGTCAATGTGCCGATCCCGGTTCCGGTGGCCTACCACACCTTCGGGGGCTGGAAGCGGTCCGGCTTCGGCGACCTCAACCAGCACGGCCCGACGTCGATCCAGTTCTACACCAAGGTCAAGACCGTCACGTCCCGCTGGCCGTCCGGCATCAAAGACGGTGCCGAATTCGTCATCCCGACAATGAATTAG
- a CDS encoding amidase: protein MAVSRPSAADIDAAARHYGFHFDPDTQHGFRAFVTRTLGSYDLVDELYNQIARPQTPERAYQFPSPSDNPLGAWYVTAEIASGADGPLAGRAAAIKDNVAVAGIPMMTGSRAVEGFIPSRDATVVERLLAAGATITGKAVCEDLCCSSSSFTAASGPVRNPWDSTRETGGSSSGSAALVASGAVELAIGGDQAGSIRIPASLCGIVGLKPTHGLVPYTGAIPLERTIDHLGPMTRTVADAALLLTVLAGPDGLDPRQPNGIATVDYRAALTGDVAGLRVGIVAEGFGHRHSMPEVDELVRSAAQRLAEIGCAVGEVSIPWHCHAFHVATVIIIDGGTYQMLDGNGCGLGADGLYDPELMAHFATQRLANADQLSVVVKAMALSGHYGLRALGGVTYAKARNLVPFVRAAYDDALDQYDVLVMPTSPVTAQPLPANVTELGPVMGKVVNTAPLNITGHPAISVPVGLVDGLPAGMMIVGKRFDDATVLKIANAFESLCGGFPMAPRLGCRGADRL, encoded by the coding sequence ATGGCGGTTTCGAGGCCGTCGGCCGCGGACATTGACGCCGCGGCCAGGCACTACGGTTTTCACTTCGACCCCGACACGCAACACGGCTTCCGGGCCTTCGTCACCCGCACACTGGGTTCTTACGACTTAGTCGACGAGCTGTATAACCAGATCGCGCGCCCCCAGACTCCCGAACGCGCCTATCAATTCCCGTCGCCCAGCGACAACCCGTTGGGCGCTTGGTATGTCACCGCCGAGATCGCTTCCGGCGCCGACGGGCCGTTGGCCGGCCGGGCGGCGGCGATCAAGGACAACGTTGCCGTGGCCGGGATCCCGATGATGACCGGATCTCGCGCGGTTGAGGGCTTCATCCCCAGCCGGGATGCGACCGTGGTCGAGCGGTTGCTTGCCGCTGGGGCCACAATCACCGGCAAGGCCGTCTGCGAGGACCTGTGCTGCTCGTCGTCCAGCTTCACCGCGGCCTCCGGGCCGGTGCGCAATCCGTGGGACAGCACCCGCGAAACGGGTGGCTCGTCCAGTGGCAGCGCCGCACTTGTCGCCTCCGGTGCCGTCGAGTTGGCCATTGGCGGCGACCAGGCCGGGTCCATTCGGATACCGGCATCGTTGTGCGGCATCGTCGGGCTCAAGCCGACCCACGGGCTGGTGCCCTACACCGGAGCGATTCCGTTGGAGCGCACCATCGATCACCTGGGCCCCATGACACGCACCGTCGCCGATGCCGCGCTGTTGCTCACCGTGCTCGCCGGGCCCGACGGCCTGGATCCCCGCCAGCCAAACGGTATTGCGACAGTTGACTACCGGGCGGCGCTTACCGGCGATGTCGCCGGTCTGCGAGTGGGCATTGTCGCCGAGGGCTTCGGCCATCGACACTCGATGCCGGAAGTTGACGAGCTGGTCCGCTCGGCCGCGCAGCGCTTGGCCGAGATCGGCTGTGCGGTAGGCGAAGTCAGCATTCCATGGCACTGCCACGCATTTCACGTTGCCACGGTCATCATCATCGACGGTGGCACCTATCAGATGCTGGACGGTAATGGTTGCGGGCTCGGTGCGGATGGACTGTATGACCCAGAGCTCATGGCGCACTTCGCAACTCAACGGTTGGCCAATGCCGATCAACTCTCCGTCGTCGTCAAGGCGATGGCATTGAGCGGCCACTACGGACTGCGCGCGCTGGGTGGCGTGACCTATGCCAAGGCGCGGAATCTGGTGCCGTTCGTGCGGGCCGCTTACGACGATGCTCTGGACCAGTACGACGTGCTGGTCATGCCGACGAGTCCCGTTACTGCCCAACCGCTTCCCGCTAACGTTACGGAGCTTGGGCCGGTGATGGGCAAGGTGGTTAACACCGCGCCGCTGAACATCACCGGCCATCCGGCGATCTCGGTGCCCGTCGGCCTGGTCGACGGCCTGCCCGCCGGAATGATGATCGTGGGCAAGCGATTCGATGACGCGACGGTGCTCAAGATCGCGAATGCCTTCGAATCCCTATGCGGAGGCTTCCCGATGGCGCCACGCCTAGGTTGCCGTGGTGCAGATCGGCTTTAA
- the rfbC gene encoding dTDP-4-dehydrorhamnose 3,5-epimerase: MKVRELDVPGAWEITPTIHGDSRGIFFEWLTDHGFSAFAGHRLDVRQANCSVSSAGVLRGLHFAQVPPSQAKYVTCVSGSVFDVVVDIRLGSPTFGRWASTLLDDQDRRTIYISEGLAHGFLALQDNSTVMYLCSAEYNPQREHTICATDPTLAIDWPLVDGAAASLSDRDAAAPSFDEVRASGLLPTWEETQRYIENLRGSGSGSGSGS, from the coding sequence ATGAAGGTACGCGAACTCGACGTCCCCGGCGCCTGGGAGATCACCCCCACCATCCACGGCGATTCCCGCGGAATCTTCTTCGAATGGCTTACTGACCATGGATTTAGCGCATTCGCCGGTCACCGGTTGGATGTCCGGCAAGCCAATTGCTCGGTGTCGTCGGCCGGTGTCTTGCGTGGCCTGCACTTCGCCCAGGTGCCACCGAGTCAGGCCAAATATGTCACCTGTGTGTCCGGCTCGGTGTTCGATGTCGTTGTCGACATCCGCTTAGGCTCACCGACATTCGGCCGGTGGGCCTCGACGCTGCTCGACGATCAAGACCGCAGGACGATCTACATCTCCGAAGGACTGGCACACGGTTTCCTTGCCCTGCAAGACAATTCGACCGTGATGTACCTGTGTTCGGCGGAGTACAACCCGCAGCGCGAGCACACCATATGTGCCACCGACCCGACGCTGGCGATCGACTGGCCACTGGTCGACGGCGCCGCCGCCAGCCTGTCCGACCGGGATGCCGCGGCCCCCAGCTTCGACGAGGTACGCGCGTCCGGCCTGCTACCCACCTGGGAGGAAACCCAGCGGTATATCGAAAATCTGCGCGGCAGCGGCAGCGGCAGTGGCAGCGGCAGTTAA
- the rfbB gene encoding dTDP-glucose 4,6-dehydratase, translating to MRLLVTGGAGFIGANFVHSTLREYPDDTVTVLDAFTYAGRRESLADVADAIKMVEGDITNADLVSRLVAESDAVVHFAAESHVDNALDNPQPFLHTNVIGTFTILEAVRHHGVRLHHISTDEVYGDLELDEPQRFTESTPYNPSSPYSATKAGADMLVRAWVRSYGVRATISNCSNNYGPYQHVEKFIPRQITNVLTGRRPKLYGSGHNVRDWIHVEDHNSAVRRILEKGQIGRTYLISSEGERDNLTVLRTLLRLMGREPDDFDHVTDRVGHDLRYAIDPSTLYSELGWAPMHTDFEEGLRTTIDWYRDNESWWRPLKDAVEARYEHRGQ from the coding sequence ATGCGGTTGCTAGTTACGGGGGGCGCCGGCTTCATCGGCGCGAATTTTGTGCACAGCACCCTACGCGAATATCCCGACGACACAGTGACGGTGCTCGACGCCTTCACCTACGCCGGCAGACGCGAGTCGCTGGCCGACGTTGCAGATGCCATCAAGATGGTGGAAGGCGACATCACCAACGCCGACCTGGTTTCCCGGCTGGTGGCTGAGTCCGACGCGGTGGTGCACTTCGCCGCCGAATCCCACGTCGACAACGCGCTGGACAACCCGCAGCCGTTCCTGCACACCAACGTGATCGGGACCTTCACGATCCTGGAAGCGGTACGACACCACGGCGTGCGGCTGCACCACATCTCCACCGACGAGGTCTACGGCGACTTGGAGCTCGACGAGCCGCAGCGCTTCACCGAGTCCACGCCCTATAACCCGTCAAGCCCGTATTCGGCGACCAAGGCAGGCGCCGACATGCTGGTGCGGGCCTGGGTGCGCTCCTACGGCGTGCGCGCGACGATCTCCAACTGCTCCAACAACTACGGTCCGTATCAGCACGTCGAGAAGTTCATCCCGCGCCAAATCACCAACGTGCTCACCGGACGGCGGCCCAAGCTATACGGCAGCGGCCACAACGTCCGCGACTGGATCCACGTCGAGGACCACAACAGCGCCGTCCGCCGGATTCTGGAAAAGGGGCAGATCGGCCGGACCTATCTGATCAGCTCCGAGGGCGAGCGCGACAACCTGACGGTGTTGCGCACCCTGCTGCGCTTGATGGGGCGCGAGCCCGACGATTTCGACCACGTGACCGACCGCGTCGGCCACGACCTTCGCTACGCTATCGACCCGTCCACGCTGTACAGCGAATTGGGTTGGGCACCAATGCACACCGACTTCGAGGAAGGGTTGCGCACCACCATCGACTGGTACCGTGACAACGAATCGTGGTGGCGTCCGCTGAAAGACGCCGTCGAGGCACGCTACGAACATCGCGGTCAGTGA
- a CDS encoding LLM class F420-dependent oxidoreductase → MTDSAVSKPDLGRFGSFGVGVTPQQAKEIEALGYGAVWVGGSPPAELAWVEPILEATTTLRVATGIVNIWSAAAKPVAESFHRIDKAYPGRFLLGIGVGHPEATAAYRKPYDALTEYLDRLDDYGVPANRRVVAALGPRVLKLSAQRSAGAHPYLTTPEHTAHARELMGPSAFLAPEHKVVLTTDADKARAVGRTALDIYLNLANYLNSWKRLGFTDDDVAKPGSDRLVDAVVAYGSTEAIAARLTEHLDAGADHVPVQILTKSENLVPALAELAGPLGLNRS, encoded by the coding sequence ATGACCGATTCTGCTGTTAGTAAACCTGACCTTGGCCGCTTCGGATCCTTCGGAGTGGGCGTCACTCCCCAGCAGGCGAAAGAAATCGAGGCGCTGGGCTACGGGGCCGTCTGGGTCGGGGGTTCACCGCCCGCCGAGTTGGCCTGGGTGGAACCCATTCTCGAAGCGACGACCACCTTGCGGGTGGCCACCGGCATCGTCAACATCTGGTCGGCGGCCGCCAAGCCGGTCGCCGAGTCGTTCCACCGGATCGACAAGGCCTACCCGGGCCGCTTTCTGCTGGGTATCGGTGTCGGCCACCCCGAGGCGACGGCCGCATACCGCAAGCCTTACGACGCGCTGACGGAGTACCTGGACCGGCTCGACGACTACGGTGTGCCCGCCAACCGCCGGGTGGTGGCGGCCCTGGGCCCGCGGGTGCTGAAACTGTCCGCGCAGCGCAGCGCCGGGGCGCACCCCTACCTGACCACCCCGGAGCACACCGCGCACGCCCGGGAACTGATGGGTCCGTCGGCGTTTCTGGCGCCCGAGCACAAGGTGGTGCTCACCACCGACGCTGACAAAGCCCGCGCGGTGGGACGCACGGCCCTGGACATCTACCTCAACCTCGCCAACTACCTGAACAGCTGGAAGCGGCTGGGCTTCACCGACGACGACGTCGCCAAACCGGGCAGCGACCGCCTGGTCGACGCGGTGGTCGCCTACGGCAGCACCGAGGCTATCGCGGCTCGGCTGACGGAGCACCTCGATGCGGGTGCCGACCATGTCCCCGTCCAGATCCTCACCAAGAGCGAAAACCTGGTCCCGGCGCTGGCCGAATTAGCCGGGCCGCTCGGACTAAATCGCTCTTGA
- a CDS encoding HNH endonuclease signature motif containing protein encodes MFEEIHAWFDEYFERHHPSTTTESAAMLDRICAATRAENRAAAAQLVAIGELFVYRLSRCSDTEAWAIDTMAAVAAEVAAALRISQGLAASRLGYARAMRERLPQTAEVFKAGDIDYRMFQTIVYRTDLITDPEVLAAVDGRLAAQVGRWPSLTKARLGAQVDKIVAKVDADAVRRRTERQVDREFWIGPGHDGLCEVGGSLFALAAQALDRRLTALAATVCAHDPRTRAQRRADAFGPLAAGADRLGCQCGRPDCAAAARPGATAVVVHVIAEQATLSGTGTAPASLIGADGLITAELVAELANTAKLVPLIHPGDAAPEPHYRPSRALADFVRCRDLTCRWPGCDQPATNCDVDHTIPYAQGGPTHASNLKCLCATHHLVKTFWGWGEQQLPDGTLILTSPSGHTYVTTPGSALLFPSLCRATGAIAAPEVDLPHDYCGERTAMMPKRRRPRAQDRAYRVATERRQNHAARTVARTTPRADPVSHTGSAPPDTDDDPPPF; translated from the coding sequence ATGTTCGAAGAGATTCACGCGTGGTTCGATGAGTATTTCGAACGCCACCATCCTTCGACCACGACGGAGTCGGCGGCGATGCTGGATCGGATCTGCGCGGCCACGCGCGCGGAGAACCGGGCGGCGGCCGCGCAATTGGTCGCGATCGGGGAGTTGTTTGTCTATCGGCTGTCGCGGTGTTCGGACACCGAGGCGTGGGCGATCGACACGATGGCGGCGGTGGCTGCTGAGGTGGCCGCGGCGCTGCGGATCAGCCAGGGTCTGGCGGCGAGCCGGTTGGGGTATGCCCGGGCGATGCGTGAGCGGCTGCCGCAGACCGCTGAGGTGTTTAAGGCGGGTGATATCGACTATCGGATGTTTCAGACGATCGTGTATCGCACCGATCTGATCACCGACCCCGAGGTGCTCGCCGCTGTGGATGGGCGGTTGGCGGCCCAGGTGGGGCGCTGGCCCTCGCTGACCAAGGCCCGGTTGGGCGCGCAGGTGGACAAGATTGTGGCCAAAGTCGATGCCGATGCGGTGCGGCGACGCACAGAGCGCCAGGTCGATCGCGAGTTCTGGATTGGGCCGGGCCACGACGGTCTGTGCGAGGTCGGTGGCAGCCTGTTCGCCTTGGCGGCCCAGGCGTTGGATCGGCGGTTGACGGCTTTGGCGGCCACGGTGTGTGCCCATGATCCGCGCACCCGCGCGCAGCGTCGCGCCGATGCGTTTGGGCCGTTGGCCGCCGGTGCTGATCGGCTGGGCTGTCAGTGCGGGCGGCCCGATTGTGCGGCCGCGGCGCGGCCGGGGGCCACGGCGGTGGTCGTTCATGTGATCGCCGAGCAGGCCACGCTTAGCGGCACCGGGACCGCGCCGGCCTCCCTGATCGGCGCCGACGGGCTCATCACCGCCGAGCTGGTGGCCGAACTGGCCAACACCGCCAAGCTGGTCCCGCTGATCCACCCTGGCGATGCCGCCCCCGAACCGCACTATCGACCCTCGCGGGCGTTGGCCGATTTTGTGCGGTGCCGGGATCTGACGTGCCGTTGGCCAGGCTGCGACCAGCCCGCCACCAACTGCGATGTGGACCATACGATTCCCTACGCCCAGGGCGGGCCCACCCACGCGTCCAACCTGAAATGTCTGTGCGCCACCCACCACCTGGTGAAAACCTTCTGGGGCTGGGGCGAACAGCAATTGCCCGACGGCACACTGATTTTGACCTCTCCGTCGGGACACACGTATGTCACCACGCCGGGCAGCGCGCTGCTGTTTCCCAGCCTGTGTCGCGCCACCGGCGCCATCGCCGCACCCGAAGTCGACCTGCCGCACGACTACTGCGGTGAGCGCACCGCGATGATGCCCAAACGCCGCCGCCCCCGCGCCCAAGACCGCGCCTACCGCGTCGCCACCGAACGCCGCCAAAACCACGCCGCCCGCACAGTTGCCCGCACGACCCCGCGCGCCGATCCGGTAAGCCACACCGGATCGGCCCCACCCGACACCGACGACGACCCACCGCCTTTTTGA
- the infA gene encoding translation initiation factor IF-1 — translation MAKKDGAIEVEGRVVEPLPNAMFRIELENGHKVLAHISGKMRQHYIRILPEDRVVVELSPYDLSRGRIVYRYK, via the coding sequence ATGGCCAAGAAGGACGGTGCCATAGAGGTCGAGGGTCGTGTGGTCGAGCCCCTGCCCAATGCCATGTTTCGCATTGAGCTGGAAAACGGCCACAAGGTGCTCGCCCACATTAGCGGCAAGATGCGGCAGCACTACATCCGCATCTTGCCCGAGGACCGGGTGGTCGTGGAGTTGTCGCCCTACGACCTGTCCCGGGGCCGCATCGTGTACCGGTACAAGTAG
- the rpmJ gene encoding 50S ribosomal protein L36, producing the protein MKVNPSVKPICDKCRVIRRHGRVMVICSDPRHKQRQG; encoded by the coding sequence GTGAAGGTGAACCCGAGCGTCAAGCCGATCTGTGACAAGTGCAGGGTGATCCGTCGGCATGGGCGGGTCATGGTGATCTGCTCCGACCCGCGCCACAAGCAGCGGCAGGGCTGA
- the rpsM gene encoding 30S ribosomal protein S13 — translation MARLVGVDLPRDKRMEIALTYIYGIGRTRSNEILAATGIDKDLRTKDLTDDQLTHLRDYIEANLKVEGDLRREVQADIRRKIEIGCYQGLRHRRGLPVRGQRTKTNARTRKGPKRTIAGKKKAR, via the coding sequence ATGGCTCGACTAGTAGGCGTCGATCTACCACGCGATAAGCGCATGGAGATCGCGCTGACCTACATCTATGGCATTGGCCGCACCCGTTCGAACGAAATTCTGGCGGCCACCGGCATCGACAAGGACCTGCGCACCAAGGACCTCACCGATGACCAGCTGACCCATCTGCGTGACTACATCGAAGCCAACCTGAAGGTCGAGGGTGACCTGCGCCGCGAGGTGCAGGCCGACATCCGCCGCAAGATCGAGATCGGCTGCTACCAGGGCCTGCGGCATCGCCGCGGCCTGCCGGTGCGCGGGCAGCGGACCAAAACCAACGCGCGGACCCGCAAAGGCCCCAAGCGCACCATCGCAGGCAAGAAGAAGGCCAGGTAA
- the rpsK gene encoding 30S ribosomal protein S11 — translation MPPAKKGQATSAKKGQKSPKVRRREKKNVPHGAAHIKSTFNNTIVTITDPQGNVIAWASSGHVGFKGSRKSTPFAAQLAAENAARKAQEHGVRKVDVFVKGPGSGRETAIRSLQAAGLEVGAISDVTPQPHNGVRPPKRRRV, via the coding sequence ATGCCACCAGCAAAAAAAGGGCAGGCAACGTCCGCTAAGAAGGGGCAGAAGTCTCCGAAAGTGCGGAGGCGGGAAAAGAAGAACGTCCCGCACGGCGCTGCCCACATCAAGAGCACGTTCAACAACACGATCGTGACGATCACCGACCCGCAAGGCAACGTCATCGCTTGGGCGTCGTCGGGTCACGTCGGCTTCAAGGGATCCCGCAAGTCGACTCCGTTCGCCGCTCAGCTGGCCGCGGAGAACGCCGCGCGCAAGGCCCAGGAGCACGGGGTGCGCAAGGTCGACGTATTCGTGAAGGGCCCGGGCTCGGGCCGCGAGACCGCGATCCGGTCGCTGCAGGCCGCGGGCCTGGAGGTGGGCGCGATCTCCGATGTCACCCCCCAGCCTCACAACGGCGTTCGCCCACCCAAGCGCCGGCGCGTCTAG